From the Leptolyngbyaceae cyanobacterium genome, the window GCAAAACCGCCTGCAAATTTTAAAAGGATCCAATCATTTCTAGCAGTTATAGAGCGAGGCTCAAAACCAAAGCTATACGAGCCGGATAAGTTAATTTTACCTGCTGGAGCCGCTTTTGTAGTTCGTAAAAAAGCTTGGTGCGAATCTGTTCTCAACCGCCCCATGCTAATTGGTCGAGTGGGAGGACAGATGTTAGGAGGAGAGGATTACGAGCCATTGCTATATATACATAAAGCCGGGTGGGAAATTTGGTATAATCCAGCCATGCACGCTTATCATCAAATTCCCTATTGGCGGTTAGAAAGAGATTACTTAATTGCTCTAAGTCGAGCCTGTGGTTTGTGCATTTGTCATCTTCGCATGATTAATGCTAAAGAAGGACACAAGCCAATTTTGATGGCTCGGATTTTTTTGAGTAATATGCGTCGGGTGGTACGGCATCTGCGCCAATATCGAGAGCAAGTTACTACTGATATTGTTGCAGCTTGCGAAATGGAATTCTTCTTGAGTTGTATGGCTAGTCCTTTTTATTTTATTAAAACTTCTCTAGTTTCGCGA encodes:
- the hpsE gene encoding hormogonium polysaccharide biosynthesis glycosyltransferase HpsE, translating into MDFTVAIPTYNGASRLPLVLERLRQQVNTEHFAWEIVVVDNNSKDNTPGVVEEYQANWPEKVPLRYCLETEQGAAFARLRAVREAKGELIGFLDDDNLPDSNWVVAAYSFGKEHPKAGAFGGQIHGEYEAKPPANFKRIQSFLAVIERGSKPKLYEPDKLILPAGAAFVVRKKAWCESVLNRPMLIGRVGGQMLGGEDYEPLLYIHKAGWEIWYNPAMHAYHQIPYWRLERDYLIALSRACGLCICHLRMINAKEGHKPILMARIFLSNMRRVVRHLRQYREQVTTDIVAACEMEFFLSCMASPFYFIKTSLVSRLPGFYEKK